A window of the Pyrodictium abyssi genome harbors these coding sequences:
- a CDS encoding type III-B CRISPR-associated protein Cas10/Cmr2 has product MAGTKDVAALKLAVYLHDPPWKPWGIRRSGYAISGCSKEYDACIAEKFAKEFASADSKSVKVLLEKLGLKESLDNNLAEKLAAGLRAAAKVAEDWGKKDVDAKAGKSHERQSLLLLKLLEAFLGGIELKEYMSIARKSYKALLDAVTDLKDRSAAAIRLSDKLASSFDRNVLSVIDEKAEDVNAQVYLNILNPYLGMSINREIEVEKIIEYMAALLVTVGLLLNRTTDSSPLMLYNIVYSFVEPLWYIIVGWRPPVADTRVPHHTVFDHASAAAMVSNWFLETCGRDYGPDGCLAIVDLASVQQWIGEARRLRDAWAASWLASWLAWKSIEPFVEELGPDVLVQPPARLHPFYSSMLLSKLGCEDTESDAICRWAAEALGLRYGWPLDPTVPSRVLIALPHSICSRLEEVIEKAYQQAWRELVKGLAEYVAAAAEAAKLTSIVDDNFCSRLRNGVEQTAPEEAWKRLLCFLRKVNTKELKELLTELEPPLPLRIEIRCINEAKRKLSKILNINCDKEEKHGRCVPAGLVPYRELESLLLYQVLSDGRLWQDTQTGLRSTGRRSGQGYFNYAKKLHGEKAFLNCHVCGIAAAIVDGEMLNKILKEKETRQARKEVLDKIHRLASNLHGERLCPYCLAKRVLRDMLYRDNLAKTLTGLSLPGKVYERLGRVTVDAYTARTRLARSKLVEAIERIVGDPSLVLGVIAVARLGLTAPNKFLEKDEEENILKRIMVTLDKIGEEEISKYYAGTRRKNVAKEIAVYAQAVVLEAVHNYAFIDKKIAEISEPLADFLKKLANDSAVRSVRRRYAIVASDGDRMGSGILSGYLGFRPDSYAEKVLMVKDKTKTASIYRMLVAGYEQAVALLTNSEPNERTVIVTPSYHFSVSRALAAQAVMDRDIVEGLGGFFLYSGGDDAIAILPPADYSKSYIAYPALAAAYAMRRSYWGVGLPLCRDEKDRYYRHALMLEETQNTLASELSRAWIGFTFVPMPGRDPRHGGLLAVPALAVYGRSTVIYYVDTKKPLWKALHEAHAILEAKDYTLFMYHDYVSEKDALYVASDASGLAVLPLSRGKHPTSTSEAATAAAILHSVAALLAFTENHDEKLISTSVYNDARGYIVEAIEAALNGDALTIELLVKHILKRNSGEAVKRLGKERSMRVIEGFISEAAENLADASAVSIVLMKGHGYSARAYLMDGYSLPVECTVEERDELKKLRECTRSMVPPLKKKYSYTFAYAGSCIFHVFNAARITRNSK; this is encoded by the coding sequence TTGGCTGGTACGAAGGATGTTGCAGCTCTAAAGCTTGCTGTATACCTACATGACCCGCCGTGGAAGCCTTGGGGGATTCGACGCTCTGGCTACGCCATTAGTGGATGCAGTAAGGAGTACGATGCATGTATAGCAGAGAAGTTTGCTAAGGAGTTCGCTTCAGCAGATTCTAAATCCGTCAAAGTATTGCTCGAGAAACTTGGGCTTAAAGAGTCGCTGGACAACAATCTTGCAGAGAAACTGGCTGCTGGACTCAGAGCAGCAGCTAAAGTGGCAGAGGATTGGGGCAAAAAGGATGTCGATGCAAAAGCTGGGAAGAGTCATGAGAGACAGTCATTGCTTCTGCTAAAGCTCTTAGAAGCTTTCCTTGGCGGTATAGAGCTGAAGGAATACATGAGCATAGCCAGAAAATCCTACAAGGCTCTGCTCGATGCTGTTACAGATTTGAAGGATAGATCTGCAGCGGCTATAAGACTTTCAGATAAGCTCGCTTCCTCGTTTGATAGAAACGTGCTCTCGGTGATCGACGAAAAAGCAGAGGACGTCAACGCACAAGTCTATCTCAATATCCTTAATCCGTATCTAGGTATGAGTATAAACCGTGAGATAGAGGTAGAGAAGATTATCGAGTACATGGCTGCATTATTGGTTACTGTAGGGCTGTTATTGAATAGAACTACGGACTCCAGCCCATTGATGCTTTACAATATAGTCTATAGCTTTGTTGAGCCGTTGTGGTACATTATTGTTGGCTGGAGACCGCCAGTAGCTGATACACGAGTTCCCCATCATACAGTCTTTGATCATGCCTCTGCAGCTGCGATGGTATCAAATTGGTTCCTCGAGACTTGCGGGAGAGATTATGGGCCTGATGGTTGTCTGGCAATTGTAGATCTTGCTTCGGTGCAGCAGTGGATAGGGGAAGCTAGGAGGCTTCGCGATGCATGGGCGGCTTCGTGGCTTGCCAGCTGGCTTGCCTGGAAATCCATAGAGCCCTTTGTCGAGGAGCTTGGTCCTGACGTGCTCGTACAGCCGCCGGCAAGGCTACATCCATTCTATAGCTCTATGCTGCTGAGTAAGCTGGGTTGCGAGGATACTGAAAGTGATGCCATTTGTCGCTGGGCTGCAGAAGCATTGGGCCTACGCTACGGTTGGCCTCTAGATCCCACTGTGCCGAGCCGTGTGCTCATAGCATTGCCGCATAGTATATGTAGCAGACTGGAAGAGGTAATTGAAAAAGCCTATCAACAAGCATGGAGAGAGCTTGTGAAGGGGCTTGCCGAGTATGTTGCCGCGGCAGCGGAGGCGGCAAAGCTGACTAGCATAGTGGATGATAACTTCTGTAGTAGGCTTAGAAACGGCGTTGAACAAACGGCTCCAGAGGAGGCATGGAAGAGGCTTCTATGCTTCCTACGTAAAGTAAACACTAAGGAGTTGAAGGAACTGCTTACCGAGCTAGAGCCACCTCTGCCTTTAAGAATAGAAATACGCTGTATAAATGAGGCAAAAAGAAAACTCTCAAAAATCCTTAATATCAATTGTGATAAAGAAGAGAAACATGGTCGTTGTGTGCCTGCCGGTCTAGTCCCATATAGAGAGCTAGAGTCTCTCCTTCTATATCAAGTGCTTAGTGATGGCAGGCTCTGGCAGGATACGCAAACTGGGCTACGGTCAACAGGAAGAAGAAGCGGGCAGGGCTACTTCAACTATGCAAAAAAGCTTCACGGGGAGAAAGCATTTCTCAACTGCCATGTATGTGGCATAGCGGCCGCTATAGTTGATGGTGAAATGCTCAATAAGATACTAAAGGAGAAAGAAACACGTCAAGCTCGTAAGGAGGTACTTGACAAGATACATAGGTTGGCGAGCAACCTGCATGGCGAAAGGCTCTGCCCATATTGTCTCGCTAAACGAGTGCTTAGAGACATGCTGTACCGCGACAATCTGGCAAAGACATTAACAGGATTATCGCTGCCTGGCAAAGTCTATGAGCGTCTAGGTAGGGTTACAGTTGATGCGTACACGGCTAGAACAAGGCTGGCTAGGAGCAAGCTCGTAGAAGCCATAGAGAGAATAGTAGGTGATCCAAGTCTTGTGCTCGGCGTTATAGCTGTTGCTAGACTTGGCTTGACGGCGCCAAATAAGTTCCTTGAAAAGGATGAGGAAGAAAACATCCTTAAGAGGATTATGGTTACTCTGGATAAGATCGGCGAAGAAGAGATATCAAAATACTATGCTGGTACAAGGCGTAAAAATGTTGCAAAGGAAATAGCCGTCTATGCGCAGGCAGTGGTTCTTGAAGCCGTACACAACTATGCGTTCATCGACAAGAAGATAGCAGAAATCAGTGAACCCCTTGCGGATTTCCTCAAGAAACTTGCAAATGATAGTGCAGTGAGGAGCGTGAGGCGCCGGTACGCTATAGTGGCCAGTGATGGCGACAGGATGGGGAGCGGGATACTCTCTGGTTACCTCGGATTTAGACCAGATAGCTACGCTGAGAAAGTCCTTATGGTGAAAGATAAGACGAAGACTGCTAGCATCTATAGAATGCTTGTTGCAGGCTATGAACAAGCCGTTGCGCTACTCACAAACTCTGAGCCAAATGAGAGGACGGTTATAGTCACACCAAGCTACCACTTCTCGGTAAGTCGTGCACTCGCTGCACAGGCAGTAATGGATCGCGATATAGTAGAGGGGCTTGGAGGCTTCTTTCTCTACAGCGGTGGTGACGATGCCATTGCGATACTGCCCCCGGCTGATTACAGTAAGTCATACATTGCATACCCGGCACTGGCTGCCGCTTATGCTATGAGGAGAAGCTACTGGGGTGTCGGATTACCGCTTTGCAGAGACGAGAAAGACCGTTACTATAGGCATGCCCTCATGTTGGAGGAAACTCAGAATACGCTTGCTTCAGAGCTATCAAGGGCCTGGATAGGCTTTACATTTGTGCCTATGCCTGGCAGAGATCCTAGGCATGGTGGCCTGTTAGCAGTACCGGCTCTTGCAGTCTACGGACGGAGTACTGTCATCTACTATGTCGACACAAAGAAGCCTCTATGGAAGGCTCTGCATGAAGCTCATGCAATCCTCGAGGCTAAGGATTATACCCTCTTTATGTACCATGACTATGTGTCAGAGAAGGATGCACTATATGTGGCAAGTGATGCAAGCGGGCTAGCGGTACTGCCGCTTTCTCGAGGCAAGCATCCAACAAGCACAAGCGAGGCTGCTACGGCCGCAGCCATACTCCATAGTGTGGCCGCCCTCCTAGCATTTACGGAGAATCATGATGAAAAGCTAATCAGTACTAGTGTATACAATGATGCCCGCGGATACATTGTTGAAGCAATCGAGGCAGCACTAAATGGTGACGCGCTTACTATAGAACTCTTAGTAAAGCATATACTAAAGCGAAATTCAGGGGAAGCGGTAAAGCGTCTAGGCAAAGAAAGGAGCATGAGAGTCATAGAGGGATTCATTTCGGAGGCTGCAGAAAACCTAGCTGATGCCAGCGCAGTATCGATAGTCTTGATGAAAGGTCATGGTTATAGTGCAAGAGCCTACCTAATGGACGGCTACAGCCTCCCTGTAGAATGTACAGTTGAGGAAAGAGATGAACTGAAGAAGCTGAGAGAATGTACGCGCTCCATGGTGCCCCCTCTCAAGAAGAAGTATAGCTACACGTTTGCTTATGCTGGGTCATGCATTTTCCATGTTTTTAATGCTGCAAGAATAACAAGGAATAGCAAGTAA
- the cmr6 gene encoding type III-B CRISPR module RAMP protein Cmr6, with protein sequence MERRIDLKAATVYIDRLLNGPSNSENSKKAKEDALSVLVEYDGSSYAAKWLRLALELANKELQLLEEGYSSAGYGVVSLRYQLVTPGLVGVGAGLFRSLFEVGLSIDPVLGLPYYPGSGIKGAVRAITETVLDRKTADLLFGSTGEEGSASAIVFSDMYPIGCTKDRCSIFRGLVVTPHYHYQGKPVANELVAMPVPVQHIGIEEGTVFGLVIAIHPIRAKHVVARLKLLDCEPVPESLRELCSLIKTRASSVSDPIHSVALTSILLLDSVLAYGIASRSTKGYNIFEPSSGPHAEFTLLGYRYKYHQGKLQRQRSSSMQRRHRNEYPRRRNFRRRYR encoded by the coding sequence GTGGAGAGGCGGATTGATCTTAAAGCTGCTACTGTCTATATTGATAGGTTGCTGAATGGCCCGAGCAATAGTGAGAACAGTAAGAAGGCGAAAGAGGATGCATTAAGCGTCCTAGTGGAATACGACGGGTCTAGCTATGCTGCGAAGTGGCTAAGGCTTGCACTCGAATTAGCTAATAAGGAGCTGCAGCTCTTGGAGGAAGGTTACAGCTCTGCTGGCTATGGTGTTGTATCGCTCCGGTATCAGCTGGTTACACCTGGTCTCGTGGGCGTAGGTGCTGGGCTCTTTAGATCGCTATTTGAAGTTGGACTAAGTATCGACCCCGTTCTTGGACTTCCATACTATCCTGGCAGTGGTATAAAAGGCGCTGTCCGGGCAATTACCGAAACTGTGCTAGATAGAAAGACCGCTGATCTTCTCTTCGGCTCAACGGGTGAGGAAGGCTCAGCTTCAGCTATTGTATTTAGCGACATGTACCCGATAGGCTGCACTAAGGATAGGTGCAGTATTTTCCGTGGGCTTGTTGTAACACCCCATTACCACTATCAAGGAAAGCCAGTTGCTAACGAACTTGTAGCTATGCCAGTACCAGTACAGCATATAGGCATAGAGGAGGGCACTGTATTTGGGCTGGTTATAGCGATACATCCAATTCGTGCAAAACATGTAGTGGCTAGACTAAAATTGCTCGATTGTGAACCGGTACCAGAATCTTTGAGAGAACTTTGTAGTCTTATTAAGACTAGAGCCAGTAGCGTCAGTGACCCTATTCACTCAGTGGCGCTAACTTCGATACTTCTGCTTGACTCGGTATTAGCGTACGGCATAGCGTCTAGAAGCACTAAGGGCTATAACATATTCGAGCCTAGTAGCGGGCCTCATGCCGAGTTCACGCTACTTGGCTATCGGTACAAATATCACCAAGGAAAACTGCAAAGGCAAAGATCATCTAGCATGCAACGAAGACACCGAAACGAGTATCCTCGCAGAAGGAACTTTAGGAGAAGGTATAGATAA
- a CDS encoding tRNA-guanine transglycosylase, which yields MPRTLLPGAEPPVVVPVHNLGAGGNTPPFWLPPPRGLGWRHAMFNAFFLGNGYRASMLGEIRAWVDSGAFLFLEAPQRRLAGLHGSGAGSRARGLPRGWSEDLVEEVLRRQERFGADVAFTLDYPLPPGSQVDPGCCPGEVAERIRLTARAAALAYQLRSRRGMRLLVVLQYNGVEALRRLLELLDRELREHAGTGLDGVDGYAVGGLVPHSAKWWLLAQRLQEARRLLGWDTWIHLLGVAGPRNTALLYTAGADSMDSKTYIIAAAKRLYYQPSGAKPARISLRETSPAQKPPCRCPGCTRHETLQEMRRDTQSIALHNLSITLEAAREAREACRDGRLYELLKSQAKENPRIRKALRYVTEPRPCRD from the coding sequence TTGCCGCGGACGCTGCTGCCCGGGGCTGAGCCGCCGGTGGTGGTGCCGGTTCACAACCTCGGGGCGGGCGGGAATACGCCGCCGTTCTGGCTGCCGCCGCCCCGTGGGCTGGGCTGGCGCCACGCGATGTTCAACGCGTTCTTCCTCGGCAACGGCTACCGGGCCTCCATGCTAGGGGAGATACGCGCCTGGGTGGATAGCGGCGCCTTCCTCTTCCTCGAGGCCCCGCAGCGCCGGCTCGCCGGGCTCCACGGCAGCGGGGCCGGCTCCCGGGCCCGGGGGCTGCCCCGGGGCTGGAGCGAGGACCTGGTGGAGGAGGTGCTGCGGCGCCAGGAGCGGTTCGGCGCAGACGTGGCCTTCACCCTCGACTACCCCCTGCCCCCCGGGAGCCAGGTGGACCCCGGCTGTTGCCCCGGCGAGGTGGCGGAGAGGATCCGGCTCACAGCCCGTGCCGCCGCCCTAGCCTACCAGCTCCGCAGCCGCCGGGGCATGAGGCTCCTAGTGGTCCTCCAGTACAACGGGGTCGAGGCACTCCGGAGGCTCCTAGAGCTCCTCGATAGGGAGCTACGCGAGCACGCCGGCACCGGCCTCGACGGGGTCGACGGCTACGCCGTCGGCGGCCTCGTCCCCCACTCCGCCAAGTGGTGGCTACTAGCACAGCGGCTACAGGAGGCAAGGAGGCTCCTCGGCTGGGACACCTGGATCCACCTCCTAGGCGTCGCAGGCCCCCGGAACACAGCCCTCCTCTACACAGCAGGCGCCGACAGCATGGACTCCAAGACCTACATAATAGCCGCCGCCAAGAGGCTCTACTACCAGCCGAGCGGCGCCAAGCCAGCCAGGATAAGCCTACGGGAGACAAGCCCCGCCCAGAAGCCGCCCTGCAGATGCCCAGGCTGCACCCGGCACGAGACGCTCCAGGAGATGCGCCGGGATACACAGAGCATAGCCCTCCACAACCTCAGCATAACCCTGGAGGCCGCCAGGGAGGCCAGAGAAGCCTGCAGGGACGGCAGGCTCTACGAGCTCCTAAAGAGCCAGGCCAAAGAAAACCCACGGATACGAAAAGCGCTACGGTACGTCACGGAGCCGAGGCCTTGCAGAGACTAA
- the cmr4 gene encoding type III-B CRISPR module RAMP protein Cmr4, whose protein sequence is MVSNDSSLSTNKNLRIVIASAISSIHPGAGRSPGIVDLPVIRDPMGYFYIPGSELKGALKTSAAIRHKDGCINGDKINCKECQLVCCLLGGEVGEGHEAPSRLSVGDLYPLLIPVPSLSHGFLYATSPLLISRAKALINVASQDNIGKLIEWLETGVKELEYETDVVLMGAENSGQLYLTLTRVQPKNVAEKLENDVIDILENIHPVYRLHNLNGNTVIVSDALLPMIIERALIRLTRVRLSRTTKTVTTGSLWTEEYIPHITLFVGYIADTKYEGKYCGNRDIQDAVNELKNIMGASDNIINLVIGGKESIGKGLLRLYIA, encoded by the coding sequence GTGGTTAGCAATGATAGTAGCCTTAGTACGAATAAGAATCTCCGTATTGTCATAGCCTCTGCTATTTCGAGTATTCATCCCGGAGCTGGGCGTAGCCCTGGTATAGTTGATCTTCCAGTCATAAGGGATCCTATGGGGTACTTCTACATACCAGGTTCAGAGTTAAAGGGAGCATTAAAGACATCAGCTGCTATTAGGCATAAAGATGGCTGTATTAATGGTGATAAGATAAACTGTAAGGAGTGCCAACTTGTATGCTGTCTTCTAGGTGGAGAGGTTGGTGAGGGACATGAGGCTCCATCGCGGCTAAGTGTGGGTGATCTCTACCCGCTCCTTATACCAGTTCCCAGTCTAAGCCATGGTTTCCTCTATGCGACTAGTCCCCTCCTAATATCGAGAGCGAAAGCATTGATCAATGTTGCCTCGCAGGACAATATTGGAAAGCTCATAGAGTGGCTTGAGACAGGCGTTAAGGAGCTCGAATATGAGACCGATGTCGTTCTCATGGGTGCAGAAAATAGTGGACAACTTTACCTAACGTTAACAAGGGTGCAGCCAAAGAATGTTGCTGAGAAGCTTGAGAATGACGTTATTGACATACTCGAAAATATTCACCCGGTGTATAGGCTTCATAACCTCAATGGTAACACGGTCATAGTTAGTGATGCTCTTCTCCCAATGATAATTGAAAGAGCGTTGATTCGCTTGACACGTGTAAGGCTAAGCCGTACAACAAAGACGGTTACAACGGGCTCTCTTTGGACGGAAGAATACATACCTCATATAACTCTCTTTGTAGGTTATATAGCTGACACTAAATATGAAGGCAAATACTGCGGGAATCGCGATATACAAGACGCTGTAAACGAATTGAAAAACATAATGGGCGCTTCGGACAACATTATCAACCTTGTTATTGGAGGAAAGGAGTCCATAGGCAAAGGACTCCTCCGCCTCTATATAGCATAA
- a CDS encoding type III-B CRISPR module-associated Cmr3 family protein yields MHVYKLVIDTPQPIVFRRPSDNNAAATGPAVEGATLDQPLPSTLAGLLADIARQNGLCSPRNCGSTGFENISDCLAKLLGEGYHIYSGFAVREADELLVYTPAGYKPVDMLTDPNVEPIKPPRHSRIGIALKPALKTVREGLLYTIELVDPYIAGIRYTSIIYSPNPSSTVTLIQKGLAVRFGGENRTTLLRLEELSREPLDLLIRPRNSNCKEWVLHFASPALLEESPWDKGNPVTLTTRSAEYVARLLLKNSEGQVKVKSIIIPKSIPGFEVIAPGWCTPEQRPRRPYLHVPAGTRIVLEADKHSIENIVSEGIGCCSAYGWGTVVAICNSS; encoded by the coding sequence ATGCACGTCTATAAACTAGTTATAGACACACCACAACCCATAGTATTCCGTCGCCCTTCCGATAATAACGCAGCTGCAACGGGACCGGCAGTAGAAGGTGCAACGCTTGACCAGCCGCTACCAAGTACACTAGCAGGACTTCTAGCGGATATTGCCCGCCAGAACGGTCTTTGCAGTCCAAGAAACTGCGGCTCTACAGGATTTGAAAACATATCCGATTGTCTTGCCAAACTACTAGGAGAAGGCTATCATATCTATAGTGGATTCGCTGTTAGAGAAGCAGACGAACTCCTTGTATACACACCTGCCGGGTATAAACCCGTTGACATGCTAACTGACCCTAATGTAGAGCCTATTAAGCCTCCTCGGCATTCTAGAATAGGCATAGCTTTGAAGCCTGCGTTAAAAACTGTTCGGGAAGGATTGCTCTACACTATAGAATTAGTTGATCCGTATATTGCAGGCATAAGGTATACGTCAATAATATATTCGCCAAACCCAAGTAGCACTGTTACATTAATTCAGAAAGGACTAGCAGTCCGCTTTGGTGGAGAAAATCGAACAACACTATTGCGCCTAGAAGAGCTAAGTAGAGAACCTCTGGACCTATTAATAAGACCACGGAATAGCAACTGTAAGGAATGGGTATTACACTTCGCATCACCAGCTCTACTAGAGGAAAGCCCTTGGGACAAGGGGAACCCTGTAACACTTACAACAAGAAGCGCAGAATATGTTGCTAGACTACTATTAAAAAACAGTGAGGGGCAAGTCAAGGTCAAGTCTATAATAATTCCAAAGAGTATACCAGGTTTTGAGGTGATCGCACCCGGATGGTGTACACCAGAACAAAGACCTAGAAGACCATATCTCCATGTGCCAGCTGGTACTCGAATCGTTCTTGAAGCCGATAAGCATAGTATTGAAAATATTGTGAGCGAGGGTATTGGCTGTTGTAGCGCCTACGGCTGGGGAACAGTAGTAGCTATATGCAATAGTAGTTAG
- a CDS encoding AAA family ATPase, whose protein sequence is MERTVVEIEKLGPIHRPSRMTFGPRSLRLLYGPPGSGKTYTARLLYGIPLAPKAAAHSGDSCSTQWSWDKLVEAVFTEVYGADAPSLLRSARFTVSSGDVSLTLRDGRANARYNEATLREEYARHRPVVEEARATASELLEHSGQNSGVAELMEESKWLFLLSFLSRLYSSIIDYDFTGVQLCRAKEATETGILAAFEPANVVYAGHGRAFLLMMHNVLSAAPIKLGADARRILGYPPFRALYMPLLEIIEELLLSTRESLLASKLYKLDPVLEKLASTLLLQGDIGSAPERRGLVYKRQGVSVYLYSSPGAVTEVAVPLIALYRLARGGRLRGVLFVEEPEAQLHPQLQRAMAWLLLYLSGRGLTVISTTHSDFLAVEIKIAVRAARLGAKAVQRVLAETLGTRLGLDEADVLAKAVRAADTRLVVFDGEGFREEPVSVLEKGVPEITSVVEDQVHALEIIGELEDEQH, encoded by the coding sequence TTGGAGAGGACTGTCGTAGAGATTGAGAAGCTGGGCCCGATACACCGCCCGTCAAGGATGACCTTTGGGCCGCGGAGTCTAAGGCTGCTCTATGGGCCTCCAGGCTCAGGCAAGACGTATACCGCGAGGCTGCTCTATGGCATCCCACTAGCCCCCAAAGCGGCTGCACACTCGGGGGACTCATGTAGTACACAGTGGAGCTGGGACAAGCTGGTGGAGGCGGTTTTCACCGAGGTCTACGGCGCCGACGCCCCGAGCCTCCTACGCAGCGCCAGGTTCACAGTATCCAGCGGGGACGTGAGCCTAACGCTCCGAGACGGCAGGGCTAACGCAAGGTACAACGAGGCAACGCTACGGGAAGAGTATGCGAGGCACCGCCCAGTAGTCGAGGAGGCCCGGGCAACGGCCAGCGAGCTGCTCGAGCACTCTGGACAGAATAGCGGCGTCGCGGAGCTTATGGAGGAGTCTAAGTGGCTGTTCCTGCTCTCGTTCCTATCGAGGCTCTATTCAAGCATCATAGACTATGACTTCACTGGGGTGCAGCTCTGCCGCGCGAAGGAGGCCACTGAGACGGGCATCCTGGCCGCCTTTGAGCCGGCGAACGTGGTGTACGCTGGCCATGGGCGGGCCTTCCTCTTGATGATGCACAACGTGCTCTCCGCTGCACCTATCAAACTGGGCGCTGATGCGAGACGCATACTCGGCTATCCGCCCTTCCGCGCCCTCTACATGCCGCTTCTCGAGATAATCGAGGAACTCCTCCTGAGCACGAGGGAAAGCCTCCTAGCGTCCAAGCTCTACAAGTTAGATCCCGTCCTCGAGAAGCTAGCATCAACGCTACTACTCCAGGGAGACATAGGGAGTGCTCCCGAGAGGAGAGGGCTAGTCTATAAGCGCCAAGGCGTTAGTGTCTACCTCTATTCGAGCCCTGGCGCTGTCACCGAGGTAGCTGTACCCCTCATAGCATTGTACCGGCTCGCCCGTGGCGGGAGGCTACGCGGCGTACTCTTCGTCGAGGAGCCGGAGGCGCAGCTCCACCCCCAGCTACAGAGGGCCATGGCCTGGCTCCTCCTATACCTATCCGGTAGAGGCCTAACAGTGATATCCACCACGCATAGTGACTTCCTGGCAGTAGAGATCAAGATAGCTGTTAGGGCGGCGAGGCTGGGAGCCAAGGCGGTCCAGCGTGTACTAGCGGAGACCCTCGGCACGCGGCTGGGCCTAGACGAGGCAGACGTCCTAGCCAAGGCGGTCCGCGCGGCGGACACCCGCCTAGTAGTCTTCGACGGAGAGGGCTTCCGCGAGGAGCCCGTCAGCGTCCTCGAGAAGGGCGTGCCAGAAATCACCAGCGTCGTCGAGGACCAGGTCCACGCGTTAGAGATTATCGGCGAGCTAGAGGATGAGCAGCATTGA
- the cas6 gene encoding CRISPR system precrRNA processing endoribonuclease RAMP protein Cas6, producing the protein MGVLRLRVVPLRDLVLPPVSSKLVKSLLVGPRAPEWLRGLVEARRGYKPLFVSMLYRGRRPLYSTTESPAPLAARAGEQLGARVAFVAGDASAVWEAAAALSGRAETPYGPVEVVVEEASVAEPGQLRLPSPGGSPTGVLRLEARTPVVLTSKTLVASEPPPGARVPRLHRLLPAPGLVAAYALRLWNRALGPGHAVYWRDAWNHDAALVARAAEVYMAELDYRVHPETVIIGRGATGRLRLARGWRGWITYRVAGPRLARLLDRLLALTNTLGLGRSRGIGLGDTHAQWIRPKQTEQVNPQPKTTQKP; encoded by the coding sequence GTGGGTGTTCTGCGGCTGCGCGTGGTCCCGCTGCGGGACCTGGTGCTGCCGCCGGTTAGCAGTAAGCTTGTGAAGAGCCTGCTCGTCGGCCCCCGCGCCCCGGAGTGGCTCCGTGGGCTGGTGGAGGCTCGGCGGGGCTACAAGCCCCTGTTCGTCTCGATGCTGTACCGTGGCCGTCGCCCCCTCTACTCGACCACCGAGTCGCCGGCGCCGCTCGCCGCGAGGGCTGGGGAGCAGCTGGGGGCCCGCGTCGCCTTCGTCGCCGGGGACGCCTCCGCCGTCTGGGAGGCCGCGGCGGCGCTGAGCGGCCGCGCAGAGACCCCCTACGGGCCCGTCGAGGTCGTCGTCGAGGAGGCATCTGTGGCGGAGCCCGGGCAGCTCCGGCTCCCCAGCCCCGGCGGCTCGCCCACCGGCGTGCTACGGCTAGAAGCCCGGACCCCCGTGGTCCTCACCTCCAAGACGCTGGTCGCGTCGGAGCCCCCGCCGGGCGCAAGGGTCCCCAGGCTCCACCGCCTCCTACCAGCCCCGGGGCTAGTCGCGGCCTACGCGCTACGGCTCTGGAACCGAGCCCTAGGCCCCGGCCACGCCGTCTACTGGCGCGACGCGTGGAACCACGACGCAGCCCTCGTCGCCAGGGCGGCAGAGGTCTACATGGCGGAGCTAGACTACAGGGTGCACCCCGAGACCGTGATAATAGGCCGAGGCGCCACCGGCCGGCTAAGACTAGCCCGGGGATGGCGAGGCTGGATAACATACCGCGTCGCAGGCCCCAGGCTAGCCCGCCTCCTAGACAGGCTCCTCGCCCTAACCAACACCCTCGGGCTCGGCCGAAGCCGCGGCATCGGGCTAGGAGACACACACGCACAATGGATCCGACCAAAACAAACAGAACAGGTAAACCCACAGCCAAAAACAACCCAGAAACCATAA
- the cmr5 gene encoding type III-B CRISPR module-associated protein Cmr5: MDLVDPVALALTHMTLLRRLLDRCRETLCNSQDDKRKQECRKNMNGGAIQRRAKDLPSMVASAGLIPALTFYMAKASEDRFKEFLELLGSRDIGKINCQHIREDLEDGEGAGYSPLLALAIKALSEHNYINHVEDYVALARELQKMRERGIEELAAEQVVLGYLLEVKKLADAFFGKENMHPREA; the protein is encoded by the coding sequence GTGGATCTCGTTGACCCTGTGGCACTTGCACTAACCCACATGACTCTATTAAGAAGGCTTCTGGATAGATGCAGAGAGACCCTTTGCAACAGTCAGGACGACAAGAGGAAACAAGAGTGCAGGAAGAATATGAATGGCGGTGCAATACAGAGAAGGGCGAAAGATCTTCCCTCGATGGTAGCATCTGCGGGCCTTATACCAGCTCTCACCTTTTACATGGCAAAGGCTAGTGAAGATAGATTCAAAGAATTCCTAGAACTACTAGGCAGCAGAGACATTGGTAAGATTAATTGTCAGCATATTCGTGAAGACTTAGAGGATGGAGAAGGTGCTGGTTATAGCCCGCTACTAGCTCTAGCTATAAAAGCATTGAGTGAGCATAACTACATAAACCATGTAGAAGACTATGTGGCACTTGCCCGCGAGCTTCAGAAGATGCGGGAAAGAGGTATAGAAGAACTTGCAGCCGAGCAAGTAGTCCTAGGGTACCTACTCGAAGTCAAGAAGCTAGCTGACGCCTTCTTCGGTAAAGAAAATATGCACCCTAGGGAGGCGTAA